A window of Xiphophorus hellerii strain 12219 chromosome 19, Xiphophorus_hellerii-4.1, whole genome shotgun sequence contains these coding sequences:
- the slc66a3 gene encoding solute carrier family 66 member 3, whose product MQSDTLLHIANFSTLFMCMVLKFPQIFVLMRAKRSTGISLNSLLLELTGFIVFVTYQMYYDYPPPTYLEYPILIAQDVILLLLILYYNGSLRQSLVYALLLVGGWRLLTVERWIIDLAMSLCTFISAASKLTQLQCMWSSKDAGQVSALSWGMATYTCMARIYTTSVTTGDRQVLVRFVAMTLLNFWVLLTVIYYQRRSSSSKKDD is encoded by the exons ATGCAGTCCGACACTCTGCTGCACATCGCCAACTTCAGCACGCTGTTCATGTGCATGGTGCTAAAGTTCCCGCAGATCTTCGTGTTAATGAGAGCCAAGCGTTCAACAGGGATCAGCCTCAACAGTCTGCTGCTGGAGCTCACTGG gTTCATAGTTTTTGTAACGTACCAGATGTACTACGactacccacccccaacatacCTGGAATATCCCATCCTCATTGCTCAAG ATGTCATCCTTCTGCTCCTGATTCTTTACTACAACGGCAGCCTGCGGCAGAGCCTGGTGTACGCCTTGCT GTTGGTCGGAGGCTGGAGGCTCCTCACGGTGGAGAGGTGGATCATAGATCTGGCCATG AGCCTGTGCACATTCATCAGTGCAGCCAGTAAGTTGACCCAGCTGCAGTGCATGTGGAGCTCCAAGGATGCAGGACAGGTTAGCGCCCTCTCCTGGGGGATGGCTACCTACACGTGTATGG CGCGGATTTACACCACCTCGGTGACGACCGGAGACAGGCAGG TTCTGGTGCGGTTTGTGGCAATGACTCTGCTCAACTTCTGGGTGCTGCTCACTGTGATCTATTACCAAcgaagaagcagcagctcaaAGAAAGATGACTAA
- the rock2a gene encoding rho-associated protein kinase 2 encodes MSLGAEKRMANRLKRLEDMIRDPRSAINLESLLDSINALVLDLDYPALRKNKNIETFLNRYENITRELRDLQMKSEDFEKVKIIGRGAFGEVQLVRHKPSRKVYAMKLLSKFEMIKRSDSAFFWEERDIMAFANSPWVVQLCCAFQDEHYLYMVMEYMPGGDLVNLTSTYDVPEKWAKFYAAEVVMALDSIHSMGFIHRDVKPDNMLLDQHGHLKLADFGTCMKMDSTGMVHCDTAVGTPDYISPEVLKSQGGDGFYGRECDWWSVGVFIFEMLVGDTPFYADSLVGTYSKIMDHKNSLNFPDDVDISKDAKSIICAFLTDRDVRLGRNGVEEIKRHPFFKNDQWTFDTIRDTVAPVVPELSSDIDTSNFDEIEDDKGDVETFPTPKAFVGNQLPFVGFTYFKEDQLLNSANNSSVAHDNAKGESAALQKKLHHLELQMNKDKHVKDELENKCRAATVRLEKITKELEEEVSSRKSLESNLRQLEREKALLQHKSLESHRKAENEADRKRCLENEVNSLRDQLDDMKKRNQNSHISNEKNIHLQKQLEEANTLLRAETEAATRLRKAQTESSKQLQQLEANVRELQDKCCLLERSKLSLEKECISLQAALESERREHSQGSETITDLMGRISGLEEEARQQRQTLAKAETEKRQLQEKYTDQEKEMSNKEIELTYKLKVLQQELEQEEASHKATRGLLADKSKIKVTIEGAKSESMKELEQKLAEERAAKLRLENRILELEKHSSMMDCDYKQALQKLDELRRHKDRLTEEVKNLTLKIEQETQKRNLTVNDLKAQNQQLNILRTSEKQLKQETNHLLDIKRSLEKQNQELRKERQDTDGQMKELQDQLEAEQYFSTLYKTQVRELKEECEEKTKLYKEVQQSLQEQQEERDSLAAQLEITLTKADSEQLARSIAEEQYSDLEKEKIMKELELKEMMARHRQELAEKDITIGSLEEANRTLTSDVANLANEKEELNNKLKEALEESDKSKDWAQQINQMKQSFEKQLQSERTLKTQAVNKLAEIMNRKEVRGGGSRRGNDTDMRRKEKENRKLQLELRSEKEKLNSTMIKYQKEINEMQAQLAEESQMRIELQMALDSKDSDIEQLRNLLQSLSVQSMDSASISSGPDFDADDAYAESRLEGWLSLPVRNNTKKFGWEKKYVVVSSKKILFYNSEHDREQSIPCMVLDIDKLFHVRPVTQTDVYRAEAKEIPRIFQILYANEGESKKEPEFPVEPLPIGEKSSYICHKGHEFIPTLYHFPTNCEACTKPLWNMFKPPPALECRRCHIKCHKDHMDKKEEIIAPCKVNYDVSTAKNLLLLATSQEEQQKWVNRLVKKIPKKPPPPEHFGRSSPRTSMRVQSSQSMRRPNRPLPTSKSS; translated from the exons TCTTCAGATGAAGTCTGAAGactttgaaaaagttaaaatcatCGGGCGAGGGGCGTTTGGTGAAGTCCAGTTG GTCCGACACAAACCGTCCCGGAAAGTCTACGCCATGAAGCTTCTGAGTAAGTTTGAGATGATCAAGCGCTCCGACTCGGCTTTCTTCTGGGAAGAGAGAGACATCATGGCCTTCGCCAACAGTCCCTGGGTTGTACAG TTGTGCTGTGCCTTCCAAGATGAGCACTACCTCTACATGGTGATGGAGTACATGCCAGGAGGGGACCTGGTCAACCTCACCAGCACCTACGACGTTCCAGAGAAATGGGCCAAGTTCTACGCAGCAGAGGTGGTGATGGCTCTGGACTCCATCCACTCCATGGGCTTCATCCACCGCGACGTCAAGCCGGACAACATGCTGCTGGACCAACACGGACACCTGAAGCTGGCTGACTTCGGGACCTGCATGAAGATGGACTCT ACGGGGATGGTCCATTGCGACACAGCCGTCGGCACTCCAGACTACATCTCTCCAGAGGTGCTGAAGTCTCAGGGAGGAGATGGGTTTTATGGGAGGGAATGCGACTGGTGGTCTGTAGGCGTCTTCATTTTCGAGATGCTTGTGG GTGACACTCCATTCTATGCCGACTCTTTGGTGGGAACATACAGTAAGATCATGGATCACAAGAACTCCTTAAACTTTCCCGATGATGTGGACATCTCCAAAGATGCCAAGAGTATAATCTGTGCCTTTCTGACTGACAG agaCGTACGGTTGGGCAGAAATGGAGTGGAGGAAATCAAACGGCACCCGTTCTTCAAGAACGACCAGTGGACTTTTGACACCATCAGGGACA CTGTCGCCCCAGTGGTCCCAGAGCTGAGCAGCGACATAGACACCAGTAATTTTGACGAGATCGAAGACGACAAAGGCGACGTCGAAACATTCCCCACACCTAAGGCTTTCGTTGGAAATCAGCTACCGTTTGTTGGCTTCACCTATTTCAAAGAGGACCA gTTGTTAAATTCTGCCAACAATTCCTCAGTGGCACATGATAACGCCAAAGGAGAG tcgGCAGCGCTTCAGAAGAAACTTCACCATCTGGAGCTTCAAATGAATAAAGATAAACATGTCAAAGATGAACTAGAGAACAAATGCAG AGCCGCAACCGTCCGCTTAGAAAAAATAACCAAAGAACTTGAGGAAGAG GTGAGCAGCAGAAAGAGCCTGGAATCAAATCTGAGGCAGCTGGAGCGGGAGAAGGCCCTGCTGCAGCACAAAAGTCTGGAGAGCCACCGGAAGGCCGAGAACGAGGCTGACAGGAAGCGCTGCCTGGAGAACGAAG TCAACAGCCTTCGAGACCAGCTGGATGacatgaagaaaagaaatcaaaactcACATATTTCCAACGAGAAGAACATTCACCTGCAGAAACAg CTGGAAGAAGCCAACACGCTGCTGCGGGCCGAGACAGAAGCGGCGACGAGGCTCCGCAAAGCTCAGACGGAGAGCAgcaagcagctgcagcagctggaggccAATGTGCGCGAGCTGCAGGATAAATGCTGCCTGCTGGAGCGCAGCAAGCTGAGCCTGGAGAAGGAGTGCATCAGCCTGCAGGCGGCGCTGGAGTCAGAGAGGCGGGAGcacagccagggctcagagACCATCACTGACCTGATGG GACGTATTTCTGGGCTGGAGGAAGAAGCTCGCCAGCAGAGACAGACTCTGGCCAAAGCTGAGACTGAGAAGAGGCAGCTTCAGGAGAAATACACTGATCAGGAGAag GAGATGAGCAACAAAGAGATAGAACTGACCTACAAACTAAAGGTTCTGCAGCAGGagctggagcaggaggaggCCTCGCATAAAGCCACCAGAGGTCTGCTGGCGGACAAGAGCAAGATTAAAGTGACCATCGAGGGCGCCAAGTCCGAGTCCATGAAAG aacTGGAGCAGAAGCTGGCGGAGGAGCGAGCGGCCAAGCTGCGGCTGGAGAACCGAATCCTGGAGCTGGAGAAACACAGCAGCATGATGGACTGCGATTACAAACAGGCTTTACAGAAACTGGACGAGCTGCGCAGACACAAGGACCGACTCACGGAGGAG GTGAAGAACTTGACTCTTAAGATCGAGCAGGAGACCCAGAAGCGTAACTTGACTGTGAACGACTTGAAGgcccagaaccagcagctgaaCATCCTGAGAACCTCGGAGAAGCAGCTCAAGCAGGAAACCAACCACCTGCTTGATATAAAACGCAGCCTGgagaaacagaaccaggagcTGCGCAA AGAAAGACAAGACACAGATGGACAAATGAAGGAATTACAGGACCAGCTGGAGGCTGAGCAGTATTTTTCT ACTCTTTACAAGACTCAGGTTCGGGAACTGAAGGAGGAATGTGAGGAGAAAACTAAACTCTACAAGGAGGTGCAGCAGTCtctgcaggagcagcaggaggagag GGACTCGTTGGCAGCGCAGCTGGAGATCACTCTAACGAAGGCGGACTCGGAGCAGCTGGCCCGCTCCATCGCTGAGGAGCAGTACTCTGATCTGGAGAAGGAGAAGATAATGAAGGAGCTGGAGCTGAAGGAGATGATGGCTCGGCATCGCCAGGAGCTGGCTGAGAAGGACATCACCATCGGCTCG CTGGAGGAGGCCAACAGGACTCTGACCAGCGACGTTGCCAATCTGGCCAACGAAAAGGAGGAACTGAACAACAAACTGAAGGAAGCACTTGAAG AATCGGACAAGTCGAAGGATTGGGCGCAGCAGATCAACCAGATGAAGCAGTCGTTTGAGAAGCAGCTGCAGTCAGAGCGCACTCTGAAAACTCAG GCCGTTAATAAACTGGCGGAGATCATGAACAGGAAGGAAGTCCGCGGGGGAGGCAGCCGCCGTGGAAACGACACAGACATGCGGCGAAAGGAGAAGGagaacaggaagctgcagctggAACTGAGGTCAGAGAAGGAAAAGCTCAACAGCACCATGATCAAATACCAGAAGGAGATCAACGAGATGCAAGCA CAACTGGCAGAAGAGAGTCAGATGCGCATTGAGCTGCAGATGGCTCTGGACAGCAAAGACAGCGACATCGAGCAGTTGAGGAATCTGCTGCAGTCGCTTAGTGTTCAGTCCATGGACTCTGCCAGCATCAGCAGCGGGCCAGACTTTGACGCTGATGATGCTTACGCAG AGTCGAGACTTGAGGGCTGGCTCTCTCTTCCCGTCAGAAACAACACCAAGAAGTTTGGATGGGAGAAAAAG TACGTTGTCGTGAGCAGCAAGAAGATTCTCTTCTACAACAGTGAACACGACAGAGAGCAGTCCATCCCCTGCATGGTTCTCGATATAGA CAAACTTTTCCACGTGAGGCCCGTTACTCAGACAGATGTGTACCGTGCTGAAGCCAAGGAGATTCCCAGGATATTCCAG ATTCTTTACGCCAATGAAGGTGAGAGCAAAAAAGAGCCGGAGTTTCCCGTGGAACCGCTTCCCATCGGTGAGAAGTCCAGCTACATCTGCCACAAAGGCCACGAGTTCATCCCCACACTCTACCACTTCCCCACCAACTGTGAGGCGTGCACCAAGCCGCTGTGGAACATGTTTAAGCCGCCACCGGCTCTGGAGTGCCGGCGCTGCCACATCAAGTGCCACAAGGACCACATGGACAAGAAGGAGGAGATCATCGCTCCCTGCAAAG TGAACTACGACGTGTCTACAGCCaagaacctgctgctgctggccacctcccaagaggagcagcagaagtGGGTGAACCGGTTGGTCAAGAAGATTCCCAAGAAGCCTCCGCCGCCGGAGCACTTTGGTCGCTCCTCGCCACGCACCTCCATGAGGGTTCAGTCCAGCCAGTCCATGAGGAGGCCAAACCGACCGCTCCCCACCAGCAAAAGCAG TTAA
- the cimip5 gene encoding ciliary microtubule inner protein 5, which yields MDPSKSRSEYDESRKNPVSLAEQWKDLCVKERSIALGWDETWGAVLGCGTQDAPMEEKSLPKNLSVYSEFVPNTANQVYGSRQIMPHGKEMIRQDGLPLFHGSYRGKKKAAEKEPS from the exons ATGGATCCCTCGAAAAGCCGCTCAGAGTATGACGAGAGTCGCAAAAATCCCGTAAGTCTGGCCGAACAGTGGAAAGACCTGTGTGTAAAAGAGAGGAGCATAGCACTGGGATG GGATGAGACCTGGGGCGCTGTCCTGGGTTGTGGCACACAG GATGCCCCAATGGAGGAGAAGTCTTTACCGAAAAACCTTTCGGTCTATTCCGAGTTCGTCCCCAACACCGCCAATCAAGTGTATGGCAGCAGACAGATCATGCCTCACGGGAAGGAGATGATCAGACAGGACGGGTTGCCACTCTTTCACGGAAGctacagaggaaagaaaaaggctGCGGAGAAGGAACCAtcataa